One window of the Eucalyptus grandis isolate ANBG69807.140 chromosome 6, ASM1654582v1, whole genome shotgun sequence genome contains the following:
- the LOC104448397 gene encoding dynein light chain 2, cytoplasmic has protein sequence MLEGKAVIGETDMLQAMQRCALDLASKALDDYDVTEATDIARFIKQEFDRTYGPAWQCIVGTDFGSFVTHRFGCFIYFCIGSLAIVLFRGSAGAEAPDANQFVTSLESVKA, from the exons ATGCTTGAAGGGAAAGCGGTGATCGGCGAGACGGACATGCTTCAGGCCATGCAGCGGTGCGCGCTGGATTTGGCTTCCAAGGCTCTCGATGACTACGACGTCACGGAAGCCACTGACATTGCCCGCTTCATCAAGCAG GAGTTCGACAGGACGTACGGGCCCGCGTGGCAGTGCATAGTGGGGACGGACTTCGGGTCGTTCGTGACGCACCGGTTCGGGTGTTTCATCTACTTCTGCATCGGAAGCCTGGCGATCGTGTTGTTCAGGGGTTCTGCTGGAGCGGAGGCACCTGATGCGAACCAGTTCGTGACCAGCTTAGAGAGCGTCAAAGCTTAG